In the genome of Tropicibacter oceani, one region contains:
- the selD gene encoding selenide, water dikinase SelD has product MHPSLPFTRDLVFVGGGHTHALVLRKWGMSPLPGVRLTVINPGPTAPYSGMLPGFLAGHYDREALDIDLIRLARFAQARVILGAAQGIDLQKREIHVPGRPPIGYDLASIDIGITSRMPTLPGFAEHAVPAKPLGTFAARWADFRKTAGAASIAVIGGGVAGAEIAMALAHAMRRDGRRARVWLIDRGTALAALRPPAAARLRKALIAEDVTLLEQTQITRVTAQGLELTNGEKIEAQFITGAAGALPHGWLADTGLAHEQGFVTVDATLRSSDPQVFAVGDCAHMQHAPRPKAGVYAVRQAPILFENLQSLLAGKTTLRPYQPQDDYLKLISLGEKSALADRFGVTLSGPVMWRWKDHIDQTFMQGFRSLPQMAPPPLPDRHAAGMAEAIGPKPMCGGCGSKVGRDALSQALADLPEHGRDDVVSVKGDDAAMLKTGGARQVISTDHLRAMMPDPVLMTRIAAIHALGDIWAMGAAPQAATATIILPRMAPALARRSLSEIMQAAHEVMHDAGAAIVGGHTSLGSELTIGFTVTGLCEKDPITLAGARPGDTLILTKPIGSGVLMAAEMAGQANGDWVAAAYDAMVQPQARAAQILRGASAMTDVTGFGLAGHLLNICEASQVGAALSLNAVPFLQGALELSENGVRSTLYPENRAALPFVPQSPRSDLLFDPQTAGGLLACLPTGAPQALQALRQAGYEAAIIGEITEHPGQMLIR; this is encoded by the coding sequence ATGCACCCCAGTCTGCCGTTCACCCGTGATCTCGTGTTTGTCGGCGGTGGCCATACCCATGCGCTGGTCCTGCGCAAATGGGGTATGTCGCCCCTGCCCGGCGTACGCCTGACGGTCATCAACCCCGGGCCGACTGCGCCCTATTCGGGGATGCTGCCCGGCTTTCTGGCCGGTCACTACGACCGCGAGGCGCTGGATATCGACCTGATCCGGCTGGCGCGTTTTGCCCAGGCCCGGGTGATCCTGGGCGCAGCGCAGGGGATCGACCTGCAAAAACGCGAAATCCACGTGCCCGGCCGCCCGCCCATCGGCTATGACCTGGCCTCGATCGACATCGGCATCACCAGCCGCATGCCGACCCTGCCCGGCTTTGCCGAACATGCGGTTCCGGCCAAGCCGCTGGGCACCTTTGCCGCCCGCTGGGCCGATTTTCGCAAGACCGCCGGTGCGGCCTCGATTGCCGTCATCGGCGGCGGCGTCGCCGGGGCGGAAATCGCCATGGCGCTGGCCCACGCCATGCGCCGCGATGGTCGCCGCGCCCGGGTCTGGCTGATCGATCGCGGCACGGCGCTTGCAGCCTTGCGCCCCCCGGCGGCGGCCCGGCTGCGCAAGGCGCTGATCGCCGAGGATGTGACCTTGCTTGAACAGACACAGATCACGCGGGTGACCGCGCAGGGGCTGGAACTGACCAATGGCGAGAAGATCGAGGCGCAGTTCATCACCGGTGCGGCCGGGGCCCTGCCCCATGGTTGGCTGGCGGACACCGGTCTGGCGCATGAACAGGGCTTCGTCACCGTCGACGCGACGTTGCGCAGCTCGGACCCGCAGGTTTTCGCGGTCGGCGATTGCGCCCACATGCAACATGCCCCCCGCCCCAAGGCCGGGGTCTATGCCGTCCGCCAGGCGCCGATCCTGTTCGAAAACCTGCAAAGCCTGCTGGCTGGCAAGACCACCCTGCGCCCCTATCAGCCGCAGGACGACTATCTCAAGCTGATCTCGCTTGGCGAAAAATCCGCACTTGCCGACCGTTTTGGCGTCACGCTGTCCGGCCCCGTCATGTGGCGCTGGAAAGACCATATCGACCAGACATTCATGCAAGGGTTCCGCAGCCTGCCGCAGATGGCTCCGCCGCCCCTGCCCGACCGCCATGCCGCCGGCATGGCCGAGGCGATCGGCCCGAAACCGATGTGCGGCGGGTGCGGGTCCAAGGTGGGGCGCGATGCGCTGTCCCAGGCCCTGGCCGATCTGCCAGAGCACGGCCGCGACGACGTAGTCAGCGTCAAGGGCGACGATGCCGCCATGCTGAAAACCGGCGGCGCGCGGCAGGTCATCAGCACCGATCACCTGCGCGCCATGATGCCCGACCCCGTCCTGATGACCCGCATCGCCGCCATCCACGCGCTGGGGGACATCTGGGCCATGGGCGCCGCGCCGCAGGCCGCCACCGCAACGATCATCCTGCCCCGCATGGCGCCGGCGCTGGCCCGCCGCAGCCTGTCGGAAATCATGCAGGCCGCGCATGAGGTCATGCATGACGCGGGCGCGGCCATCGTCGGCGGCCATACCTCGCTTGGCTCGGAGCTGACGATCGGCTTTACCGTCACAGGCCTGTGCGAAAAAGACCCGATCACCCTGGCCGGCGCCCGCCCCGGCGACACCCTGATCCTGACCAAGCCGATCGGCTCGGGCGTGTTGATGGCGGCGGAAATGGCCGGTCAGGCAAACGGCGACTGGGTCGCTGCCGCCTATGACGCGATGGTGCAGCCGCAGGCCCGGGCGGCGCAGATCCTGCGCGGCGCTTCGGCCATGACCGATGTCACCGGCTTTGGTCTGGCCGGTCACCTGCTGAACATCTGCGAGGCATCGCAGGTCGGCGCCGCCCTGTCGCTAAACGCCGTTCCGTTCCTGCAAGGCGCGCTCGAGCTATCGGAAAACGGCGTGCGCTCAACGCTTTACCCCGAAAACCGTGCCGCGCTGCCCTTTGTGCCGCAAAGCCCGCGCAGCGATCTTCTGTTCGATCCGCAAACCGCCGGTGGCCTTCTGGCCTGCCTGCCAACAGGCGCGCCCCAGGCCCTGCAGGCTCTGCGCCAGGCCGGGTACGAGGCCGCGATCATCGGCGAAATCACCGAGCACCCCGGCCAGATGCTTATCCGCTGA
- the mnmH gene encoding tRNA 2-selenouridine(34) synthase MnmH, translating into MALCFETLGDLLNHDFDTVIDVRSPAEFAEDHVPGAINLPVLDNEERARVGTMYKQVSPFKARKIGAALVFRNASAHIEGPLAHHEGDWRPLVYCWRGGQRSGSFAWMLREIGWRSETIQGGYKSFRRLVTAALYDNPLPHRLIQLGGYTGTAKTALLPRLQALGVQVLDLEGIARHRGSLLGGMPGGQPSQKAFEADLAGQLHALDPARPVLVEAESSKIGEINLPPSLWDAMKSAPWIEVSAPVEARARYLAEAYEDILADADRLRARLAPLRYHRGHALVDHWDSLIAANDRLGLCASLAADHYDPAYERSMRAIAPSVAERVPTQSLDDAALTDLAGRLAQAVQRISG; encoded by the coding sequence ATGGCTCTTTGCTTTGAAACACTTGGCGACCTTCTGAACCACGACTTTGACACGGTCATCGACGTGCGCAGCCCTGCCGAATTCGCCGAGGATCATGTGCCCGGGGCGATCAACCTGCCGGTGCTGGACAACGAGGAACGCGCCCGCGTCGGGACCATGTACAAACAGGTTTCGCCCTTCAAGGCGCGCAAGATCGGCGCCGCCCTCGTGTTCCGCAACGCCTCGGCGCATATCGAAGGACCGCTGGCCCATCACGAGGGCGACTGGCGGCCGCTGGTCTATTGCTGGCGCGGCGGGCAACGCTCGGGGTCGTTCGCCTGGATGCTGCGCGAAATCGGCTGGCGGTCAGAGACCATCCAGGGCGGCTACAAATCCTTTCGCCGGCTGGTGACCGCCGCGCTGTACGACAACCCGTTGCCGCACCGGCTGATCCAGCTGGGCGGCTATACGGGCACCGCCAAGACTGCGCTTTTGCCGCGTTTGCAGGCGCTGGGGGTGCAGGTGCTGGACCTTGAGGGGATCGCGCGGCATCGCGGGTCCTTGCTGGGGGGGATGCCGGGGGGGCAGCCCAGCCAGAAGGCCTTTGAGGCGGACCTGGCCGGTCAGTTGCACGCGCTTGACCCGGCAAGGCCGGTGCTGGTCGAGGCGGAAAGCAGCAAGATCGGAGAGATCAACCTGCCGCCCAGCCTGTGGGACGCGATGAAAAGCGCCCCCTGGATCGAGGTGAGCGCCCCGGTCGAGGCGCGCGCGCGCTACCTGGCCGAGGCTTACGAGGATATCCTGGCCGATGCGGATCGGCTGCGCGCCCGGCTGGCGCCGCTGCGCTATCACCGCGGCCATGCGTTGGTGGACCATTGGGACAGCCTGATTGCCGCCAACGACCGGCTGGGGCTTTGCGCCTCGTTGGCCGCCGATCACTATGATCCGGCCTATGAACGGTCGATGCGGGCCATCGCGCCAAGCGTGGCCGAACGGGTCCCGACACAGAGCCTGGATGATGCGGCGCTGACCGATCTGGCCGGGCGGCTTGCCCAGGCCGTGCAGCGCATCAGCGGATAA
- a CDS encoding tyrosine-type recombinase/integrase: MTQVRVKGFKIFKDRHGKQRCYHRETGHKVDLTHAPIGSAEFFAECETIRAIAEAQRAKAPKAGTLGGLIQSYFETEHYQNLAEATRRDYRKCADFLEPIRDRPIHVIDTPLIAGIHDKAAKKIGWRRANMVRTLLSEVFRYNIPKGLISANFAKDVIPKRRPRDRAYANRPWTIEERDTVLGKAKSHVRVALALMMNTGIDPSDALRLRKDQVDGSTIWGVRGKTGEEVAIPVSPTLQAALDRMPDHDAETVLSNSRGEAWTYNGFSTVWHRFKTALENEGLIEKGLTLKGLRHTVATTLREAGLDERRIADLLGQKTPSMARHYSRSANLADKNRETMATLEEENRRRAESVKPSQKSVKPDRNEDQS; this comes from the coding sequence ATGACACAGGTGCGAGTCAAAGGGTTCAAGATTTTCAAGGACCGGCACGGCAAGCAGCGATGTTACCACCGCGAGACCGGCCACAAGGTTGACCTGACCCATGCGCCTATCGGCTCTGCCGAGTTCTTTGCGGAGTGTGAGACGATCCGTGCCATCGCCGAGGCGCAGCGAGCGAAGGCACCAAAGGCCGGAACGCTTGGTGGGTTGATCCAGTCCTACTTTGAAACCGAGCACTATCAGAACCTGGCCGAAGCCACCCGCCGTGACTATCGCAAGTGCGCCGACTTCCTTGAGCCGATCCGCGACAGGCCGATCCATGTGATCGACACGCCTCTGATTGCAGGCATCCATGACAAGGCGGCGAAGAAGATTGGCTGGCGGCGGGCGAATATGGTGCGCACGCTTCTAAGCGAGGTCTTCCGTTACAACATTCCGAAGGGTCTGATCTCAGCCAACTTCGCCAAAGACGTCATTCCCAAGCGCCGCCCTCGCGACCGTGCCTATGCGAACCGCCCATGGACCATCGAAGAACGCGACACTGTTTTGGGGAAAGCGAAGTCCCATGTGCGCGTGGCCCTCGCCTTGATGATGAACACGGGCATCGATCCGTCCGACGCCCTGCGACTGCGAAAGGATCAGGTTGATGGTAGCACTATCTGGGGCGTGCGCGGGAAGACGGGCGAAGAGGTCGCGATTCCGGTCAGTCCGACGCTTCAGGCCGCGCTGGACCGTATGCCCGACCACGACGCCGAGACGGTGCTTTCCAATTCCAGAGGAGAAGCTTGGACTTACAACGGCTTCTCGACTGTTTGGCACCGCTTCAAGACCGCCCTCGAGAATGAAGGCCTTATCGAAAAAGGCCTGACCCTCAAGGGCTTGCGGCACACGGTCGCCACAACTTTGCGCGAAGCAGGCCTCGATGAACGCCGTATCGCGGACCTTCTGGGACAGAAAACTCCGTCCATGGCGCGGCACTATTCGAGGTCTGCGAACCTTGCCGACAAGAACCGCGAGACGATGGCGACATTGGAAGAAGAGAACCGAAGGCGGGCCGAAAGTGTCAAACCTTCGCAGAAAAGCGTCAAACCTGACCGAAACGAGGATCAGTCATGA
- a CDS encoding helix-turn-helix domain-containing protein — MAERAENYLTALGARLAITRNEKALSQAKMAEALGMSLRAYQSYELGKRSIPVEALIKLHRQFDVDLSWILLGVEAVRLKHDLDKLEEFEVELDRYLSENGIKLKSEKRGAISARWYRSFLEGKEIAMDDVHTWIELLRE, encoded by the coding sequence ATGGCAGAACGTGCGGAAAATTACCTAACTGCGCTTGGAGCGCGCCTCGCCATCACCAGAAACGAGAAGGCGTTGTCCCAGGCAAAGATGGCGGAAGCTCTCGGAATGTCTTTGCGTGCGTATCAGAGCTACGAGCTGGGCAAGCGGTCGATCCCGGTTGAAGCTCTGATCAAACTTCATCGCCAGTTTGACGTCGATTTGAGCTGGATACTGCTTGGCGTTGAGGCTGTGCGATTGAAGCACGACTTGGACAAGCTGGAAGAATTTGAGGTCGAGCTGGACCGATACCTGTCGGAGAACGGGATCAAACTGAAAAGTGAAAAGCGGGGCGCAATCTCTGCGCGCTGGTACCGCTCTTTCCTGGAAGGGAAAGAGATCGCCATGGACGACGTCCATACATGGATCGAGCTATTGAGGGAGTAG
- a CDS encoding Eco57I restriction-modification methylase domain-containing protein, with protein MNLFNKKTIARHLKPETVPADHQEALTAWSDMIRDGRIYSLKETALHGQFTAKIVEGVLGYHGPAGGADYTVATEQTILRGSVDLALGRFGGPKPEILAPFELKGADTRDLDAIMPGRNKSPVQQAWEYAMNARGVKWVLVSNYIELRLYGFGEGTSAYEVFRLDQLTNPDEYARFMLLISAENLLSGRTLDLLKESRREDKDITDKLYQDYKDLRLKLLHAVQEADASIDPLDAIALAQKILDRVLFIAFSEDAGLLPDNTLSDAFSHIDPYNPRPVWENFKGLFRAIDAGRNEVRDAEGKVLVPAIPRYNGGLFRTDDLIDGLTLPDAICEGFKTLGEYDFASEVSVTVLGHIFEQSIADVERLQAIARGEEEEPEKTNGTSGRRKRDGVVYTPDYIARFIVVETLGAHLKEVFVTILRDHAKKGADVSDYAAIPWRRKSAELEAWQAYRDRIKTLRIVDPACGSGVFLIMAFDFLKAELSRVNDKIAELQGKDQHIQDLLDPDSEILSNNLFGVDVNAESVEITKLSLWIKTARRGKVLDSLSGSIRVGDSLIEDSNFAYLDHAFTWETAFPEVFAEGGFDVVLGNPPYVRQELISDLKPYLQRRFESYHGVADLFCYFYERGLRLLKPGGRLGYISSNTFFKTGSGKPLREYLLRDATIEGVVDFGDLQVFEGVTTYPAILVLKNGSAPEDHELRFWKVDALPETNFIASWEAAAGPFTQSGLDSGSWQLENRSLRALREKIWAGKSTLKEVYGAPFRGIVTGANPVFVVDTATKEQLCAEDPRSAELLKPFLEGKDLKRWRAEPSDRWLIFTRRGLDIDCYPAVKAYLQRHREKLEPKPEGWTPTKPRDKWPGRKSGTYQWFEVQDTIGYHASFAHNKIIYRDVSRQASFALDRSGLHLDSTASFVDADDPFLLAILNSKVFWFVLSALTPLAQGGYRRKKNQYIEQVPIPNASTEARSKLAAQVAKCGDLAQQRLKLQTSLTRRIPDLCPPDREPKLNTKLKEWWTLPDFAAFRAEVRKAFKADIPLSERSDWEDWITRDRAEIARLTAEIAQAESKIDGIVYDLFDLTPDEIALLESVV; from the coding sequence ATGAACCTGTTTAACAAGAAGACTATTGCGCGACATTTGAAGCCTGAAACTGTGCCTGCTGACCATCAGGAGGCCCTGACCGCATGGTCCGACATGATCCGCGATGGGAGGATTTACTCTCTCAAGGAAACCGCTCTGCACGGCCAGTTTACCGCGAAGATCGTTGAAGGTGTTCTCGGCTATCACGGTCCCGCTGGCGGTGCTGATTACACTGTAGCAACGGAACAAACGATCCTAAGGGGCAGTGTCGATCTTGCCCTCGGGCGGTTCGGTGGCCCTAAGCCTGAAATCCTCGCACCATTCGAACTGAAGGGCGCGGATACGCGCGACCTCGATGCGATCATGCCTGGCCGGAACAAGAGTCCCGTTCAACAGGCGTGGGAATACGCCATGAACGCCCGCGGCGTGAAATGGGTCCTGGTATCCAACTACATCGAGTTGCGTCTCTACGGGTTTGGCGAAGGAACCTCGGCTTACGAGGTGTTCCGCCTAGACCAACTGACCAACCCGGACGAATACGCCCGCTTCATGCTCCTGATCTCGGCGGAAAATCTGCTGTCGGGTCGAACGCTTGACCTGCTCAAGGAAAGCCGCCGCGAAGACAAGGACATCACGGACAAGCTCTACCAGGACTACAAAGACCTTCGGCTGAAACTGCTCCACGCGGTGCAAGAGGCCGACGCCTCCATCGACCCGCTCGACGCGATTGCCCTTGCGCAGAAGATCCTCGACCGAGTGCTCTTCATCGCTTTTTCTGAAGACGCGGGCCTACTACCTGACAACACGCTCAGTGACGCGTTCTCTCACATCGATCCATACAATCCGCGCCCGGTTTGGGAGAATTTCAAGGGCCTGTTCCGCGCCATCGATGCAGGCCGCAATGAGGTCAGGGATGCAGAAGGCAAGGTCCTGGTGCCAGCCATCCCCCGCTACAACGGCGGGCTGTTCCGCACTGATGATCTTATCGACGGCCTCACCCTGCCGGATGCCATCTGCGAAGGGTTCAAGACGCTGGGTGAGTATGACTTCGCTTCCGAAGTCTCTGTCACCGTACTCGGCCACATCTTCGAACAATCCATTGCCGATGTGGAACGCTTGCAAGCCATCGCGCGGGGCGAAGAGGAAGAACCGGAAAAGACCAACGGCACCAGCGGGCGGCGCAAGCGCGATGGGGTGGTCTACACGCCCGACTACATCGCGCGGTTCATAGTGGTCGAAACCCTTGGCGCGCACCTCAAGGAAGTCTTTGTAACCATCCTGCGTGATCACGCCAAGAAGGGGGCGGACGTCTCCGACTATGCCGCCATCCCGTGGCGCAGGAAGTCGGCTGAGCTGGAAGCCTGGCAGGCCTACCGCGACCGGATCAAAACGCTGCGTATTGTCGATCCTGCTTGCGGCTCGGGCGTGTTCCTCATCATGGCCTTCGACTTCCTCAAGGCCGAACTGTCCCGCGTGAACGACAAGATCGCTGAGCTGCAAGGCAAGGATCAGCACATCCAGGACCTTCTCGATCCTGACAGTGAAATCCTGTCGAACAACCTCTTCGGCGTCGATGTGAACGCGGAAAGCGTCGAGATCACCAAGCTGTCGCTTTGGATCAAGACCGCGCGGCGCGGCAAGGTGCTGGACAGCCTGTCGGGCAGTATCCGTGTCGGTGACAGCCTGATCGAAGACAGCAACTTCGCCTATCTCGATCACGCTTTCACTTGGGAAACCGCCTTTCCTGAGGTATTCGCAGAAGGCGGCTTCGATGTTGTTCTGGGCAACCCACCCTATGTGCGCCAAGAGCTTATCTCGGACCTCAAGCCATATCTGCAAAGGCGCTTTGAAAGCTACCATGGTGTGGCCGATCTATTTTGCTACTTTTACGAGCGGGGCCTTCGCTTGCTGAAGCCAGGCGGGCGCTTGGGCTACATCTCGTCTAACACCTTCTTCAAAACAGGGTCAGGCAAACCACTACGCGAATACCTGTTGCGAGATGCGACGATTGAAGGGGTTGTCGATTTTGGCGACCTGCAAGTGTTCGAAGGCGTCACAACCTACCCCGCGATCCTTGTGCTCAAGAACGGTTCCGCGCCCGAAGACCATGAACTTAGGTTCTGGAAAGTGGACGCGCTCCCAGAAACGAACTTCATTGCAAGCTGGGAAGCCGCTGCGGGACCGTTCACACAATCCGGACTGGATTCTGGGTCATGGCAGTTGGAAAACAGGTCACTCAGAGCCCTGAGAGAAAAGATTTGGGCTGGAAAGAGTACATTGAAGGAGGTCTATGGAGCACCGTTTCGTGGGATCGTGACAGGCGCAAACCCTGTCTTTGTCGTCGATACTGCAACCAAGGAACAGCTCTGCGCAGAAGACCCGCGATCTGCAGAGTTGTTGAAGCCGTTTCTTGAGGGGAAAGACTTGAAACGCTGGCGGGCTGAGCCAAGCGATAGGTGGCTGATTTTCACAAGACGCGGCCTCGATATTGATTGTTATCCAGCAGTCAAAGCCTACTTGCAGCGCCATCGCGAAAAACTTGAACCGAAACCTGAAGGCTGGACGCCGACAAAGCCACGAGACAAATGGCCAGGCAGAAAATCGGGCACTTATCAGTGGTTCGAAGTGCAAGACACAATTGGCTACCATGCGTCTTTCGCCCACAACAAAATCATCTATCGGGACGTGTCGCGGCAAGCTTCGTTCGCGCTCGACAGAAGCGGACTTCATCTAGATTCAACCGCCTCGTTTGTCGATGCGGATGATCCGTTTCTACTCGCGATTCTGAATTCCAAAGTGTTCTGGTTTGTTCTTTCCGCTCTAACTCCTTTGGCTCAAGGCGGTTATCGAAGAAAAAAGAACCAGTATATTGAGCAGGTACCGATTCCAAATGCGTCCACAGAGGCACGATCCAAACTGGCCGCGCAGGTCGCAAAGTGTGGTGATCTCGCGCAACAGCGGCTAAAGCTCCAAACATCTCTCACCCGCCGCATCCCCGACCTCTGCCCGCCAGACAGGGAACCAAAGCTCAATACCAAGCTCAAGGAATGGTGGACCCTGCCAGACTTCGCCGCCTTCCGGGCTGAGGTGAGGAAAGCCTTCAAGGCCGATATCCCGCTCTCCGAACGCTCCGACTGGGAAGATTGGATCACCCGCGACCGCGCCGAAATAGCCCGCCTCACCGCCGAAATCGCGCAAGCCGAATCCAAGATCGACGGCATCGTCTACGACCTCTTCGACCTCACCCCCGACGAAATCGCCCTTCTGGAAAGCGTGGTGTGA
- a CDS encoding GIY-YIG nuclease family protein, giving the protein MSSGLPDGRNMWIRAFYDFNPEEAGYVGWTMESGQARALRELKDGDLMMIYGASSGQTKKAMRSHILGFVEIEARPIRDDEKASEAAQRAKKANGDRGKWTYGLPIRRAWRALDKMSIERIAPDTYDKDAGQGIGVWGRALTAAEIETALKIKVTEVNVFGEEPVGNSGLSNTAFKEEFFPSKAFPGSSGERTSTYTDGETFLYLAKFDGDGAALLGRSQSFGGKSVALKIGVSNDPASRSDQLNAGIPPAAKGRWRIELRAPFADRKAAEAAEQVFKDKSGKLESLGGEFFWGDSMDAVLLFSSIPGVSRF; this is encoded by the coding sequence ATGAGTTCTGGTCTGCCCGACGGGCGCAACATGTGGATACGCGCCTTCTATGACTTCAACCCCGAAGAAGCGGGTTATGTCGGCTGGACCATGGAAAGCGGTCAGGCGAGAGCGCTGCGGGAGCTGAAAGACGGCGACCTGATGATGATCTACGGCGCATCATCGGGGCAGACGAAGAAGGCCATGCGCTCTCACATCCTCGGGTTCGTAGAGATCGAGGCCCGCCCAATCCGCGATGACGAGAAGGCCTCCGAAGCCGCGCAGCGAGCGAAGAAGGCGAACGGTGACAGAGGGAAGTGGACCTATGGCTTGCCTATCCGCCGCGCGTGGCGCGCGCTCGACAAGATGTCGATCGAGCGCATTGCACCTGACACTTATGACAAGGACGCGGGCCAAGGCATCGGCGTCTGGGGGCGTGCCCTAACAGCAGCCGAGATCGAAACAGCGCTGAAGATCAAAGTGACTGAGGTCAACGTATTCGGCGAAGAACCGGTCGGTAATAGCGGTCTGTCCAATACCGCGTTCAAAGAGGAGTTTTTTCCGTCAAAAGCGTTTCCGGGGTCGAGCGGCGAACGGACGTCCACCTACACCGATGGCGAAACGTTCTTGTACCTGGCCAAGTTCGACGGTGACGGCGCTGCATTGCTGGGGCGCTCCCAGTCTTTTGGCGGTAAGTCGGTTGCACTGAAGATCGGTGTCTCGAACGATCCGGCATCACGCTCGGACCAGTTGAACGCAGGCATTCCGCCCGCTGCGAAGGGGCGGTGGCGGATCGAGCTGCGGGCCCCGTTCGCGGATCGCAAGGCGGCTGAAGCGGCAGAGCAGGTGTTCAAGGATAAATCCGGCAAGCTGGAAAGTCTGGGCGGGGAGTTTTTCTGGGGCGATAGTATGGACGCGGTCTTGCTGTTCTCATCGATCCCAGGCGTGTCGCGGTTTTGA
- a CDS encoding restriction endonuclease, translating to MPRDENRTRVNYYLAWARTYLKRGDALNNSKRGVWALTESGSAISDLSATQAIYDQVTQEERERARMKRLAAKKADADRGEEIEVMAEDGPADEEDWKSALLAVLGKMTPDGFERLAQRLLREAGFTKVEVRGKSGDGGIDGVGVLRVNLVSFQVYFQCKRWKGSVGSKEIRDFRGALQGRADKGLFITTGHFTSQASDEATRDGAIARLCCTNRLNAEFPLSPGGLILRLP from the coding sequence ATGCCACGGGATGAGAACCGGACGCGTGTGAATTACTACCTCGCTTGGGCGCGAACCTATCTGAAACGGGGTGACGCGCTGAACAACTCGAAGCGCGGGGTCTGGGCGCTGACAGAATCAGGTTCCGCGATCTCGGACCTGAGTGCGACGCAAGCGATCTACGATCAGGTGACGCAGGAAGAACGCGAGCGCGCCCGCATGAAGCGTCTGGCCGCCAAAAAGGCCGACGCGGATAGAGGCGAAGAAATCGAAGTCATGGCCGAAGATGGCCCCGCTGATGAGGAAGACTGGAAATCGGCTCTTCTGGCCGTGCTGGGCAAGATGACCCCGGACGGATTCGAACGACTTGCGCAGCGCCTCTTGCGTGAGGCGGGCTTCACGAAGGTCGAAGTGCGCGGGAAGTCCGGCGACGGCGGGATCGACGGTGTTGGGGTGCTGCGCGTCAATCTTGTGTCGTTTCAAGTCTATTTTCAGTGCAAGCGTTGGAAGGGCAGCGTCGGCTCCAAGGAAATCCGCGACTTCCGGGGAGCTTTGCAGGGTCGCGCAGACAAAGGGCTGTTCATCACCACTGGCCACTTTACCAGCCAAGCTTCGGACGAAGCCACCCGCGACGGAGCGATTGCGAGGCTCTGTTGCACAAATCGGCTGAACGCCGAGTTTCCCCTTTCCCCGGGCGGACTTATCCTACGACTT